The Mycobacterium avium subsp. avium genomic sequence GCCGGCTGGTGGCGCTGGAGCGCAAGCTGGAAAACGGGGAAGTCGTCGAGGTTTTCACCTCCAAGGCGGCCAATGCCGGCCCGTCGCGGGACTGGCAGCAGTTCGTGGTATCGCCGCGGGCCAAGGCCAAGATCCGGCAGTGGTTCGCCAAGGAGCGGCGCGAGGAGGCCCTGGAGGCCGGCAAGGACGCGATGGCCCGCGAGGTGCGCCGCGGCGGACTTCCGTTGCAGCGCTTGGTCAATGCCGAATCCATGAGCGCGGTGGCCCGCGAACTGCACTACGCCGACGTGTCGGCCCTCTACACCGCGATCGGTGAGGGGCATGTGTCGGCCCGGCACGTGGTGCAGCGGCTGCTGGCCGAGCTCGGCGGCATCGACCAGGCCGAGGAGGACCTCGCCGAGCGGTCCACCCCGACCACCATGCTGCGCCGCCCGCGCAGCAGCGACGACGTCGGCGTGTCGGTGCCCGGCGCCCCGGGCGTGCTGACCAAGCTGGCCAAATGCTGCACGCCGGTGCCTGGGGACCAGATCATGGGGTTCGTCACCCGCGGCGGCGGGGTGAGCGTGCACCGCACCGACTGCACCAACGCCGCCTCGCTGCAGCAGCAGTCCGAGCGCATCATCGAGGTGCACTGGGCGCCGTCGCCGTCGTCGGTGTTCCTGGTGGCCATTCAGGTCGAGGCGCTCGACCGGCACCGGCTGTTGTCCGACGTCACCCGGGTGCTGGCCGACGAGAAGGTCAACATCCTGTCCGCGTCGGTCACCACCTCCGGTGACCGGGTTGCCATCAGCCGCTTCACCTTTGAGATGGGCGACCCCAAGCACCTCGGCCACCTGCTCAACGTGGTGCGCAACGTCGAAGGCGTCTACGACGTCTACCGGGTGACCTCCGCCGCCTGACCCCTAGCCGATTCGCACCGAGGTGATGGTCACCGGGTTGGCCGGCGGGCCGCTCGGCCGGTTACCGGCGATGCCGGCCCGGGCGATCTTGTCCAGCGTCGCCAGCCCGGCCGGGTCGATGGTGCCCAAAACCGTGCTCTGCGGGTCCATCTCGGAATCGTGGAAGACCAATGCGAATTGGCTGCCGTTGGTGTTGGGGCCCTCGGTGGCCATCACGACGGTGCCGCGCGGGTACAGCAGCGTCGCCCGCAGCGCGGGGTCGTCGGGCCGGTACTGGTTGGCGGGATACTCGTCGGCGAATTCGTAGCCGGGGCCGCCGGAGCCGTCCACGTCGGGGCCGCCGCACAACAGCGATCCGCCGTCGGGGGAGTCGACCAGCCGGGCGCACTGGGTGTTGTCGAAGAACCGCTGCCGGGCCAGGCTGATGAAACTGTTGACAGCGCAGGGTGATTCGGAGTTGGCCAGGCTGATGCCGATGTCGCCGAGGTTGGTGGCGATGACCGCGCCGATCTGTCCCGGCGTGGTCGGCACCCGGCCGGACGGGGGCGGGCTGACCGGCCGCGAGGACGGATCCGGCACCGCCCGGTATTGGCAATTGGCGCCCAGGTCCGGCGGCGCCACGAAGGCCGGCAGCGGCGGCGCGGGTCGGCCGGGTGCCGGGGAGCCGGGCGTCTTCGGCGCCGCCCCGCGCGAGCCGTGGCCGTGCGTCACCATCGCGACGACCACCGCCGCCACCACGGCCAGCGTCAGGGCCGACGCGCCGACGACGGCCGCCCGCACCCGGCGCGCAGCCCGGGGTTGCGTCGTTGGCGCGGAAGGCTTTTCGACCGCCCCCGACGCCAGGGCGGCCCTGGCCGCCTCGGCCAGCTCGGTCACCGATTGGTACCGCCGCTCGGGGTCCTTGGCCATGCCGCGGGCGATCACCGCGTCGAAGGCCGCTGGCACCTCCGGCGCGGTTGCCGACGGCCGCGGCGGCGCCGTGTTCAGATGCGCGTTGAGCTGTTCTTCGAGGCTGTCGCCGGCGAACGGGCGCTTCCCGGTCAGGCATTCGTGCAAGACGCAGGCCAGCGAGTAGACGTCGGCGCGGTGATCGGTGGTGCCGGTGAAGCGCTCGGGGGCCATGTAGGCGACGGTGCCCATGGTGGCGCCGGTCTGGGTGAGCGCCGTGTCGGCCTGCGCGCGGGCGAGGCCGAAGTCGATCAGATAGACGAAATCGCGTGCGGTGGTGACCAAGACGTTCATCGGCTTGACATCGCGGTGGATCAACCCCGCCCGGTGCGCGCTATCCAGCGCCGCCGCAACCTGTTCGATCACCGCGACCGCCCGCTGCGGGCTGAGCCGGCCACCGTTCTCGGTGATGTAGTGCGCCAGGTCGCGGCCCTCGATCAGCCGCATGTCGACATAGAGCTGGCCGTCGATCTCGCCGTAGCCGTGGATCGGCACCACGTGCGGGTCGTTGAGACCGGCGGCGATGCGTGCCTCCCGGCGGAAACGCTGCTGGAAGTCCTGGTCTTCGGCCAGATGCGGCGGCAGCACCTTCAGCGCGACCACCCGGTCCGTCGTCGCGTCGTAGGCGCGGTACACCCGCCCCATCCCGCCGCGACCCAGCAACTCCAGGATTCGGTAGTGACCGAACGAGTCCGGATCCAGCGTCACCCCATGACCATAAGCCGTCGACGGCGCGAATCAGTCGAGCAGCACCGAGGTGATGGTGACCTCGGTGGCGGGGGCCCCGTCCTCGCCGCCCCCGGCGACACCGGCTTTGGCGATCTTGTCCAGCGTGGCCAGCCCGTCGTCCTGGATCTTGCCGAAAACGGTGTACTGCGGCGGCAGTTGGGAGTCCTTGTACACCATGAAGAATTGGCTGCCGTTGGTGCCGGGCCTGGCGTTGGCCATGGCCAGGGTGCCGCGCGGGTAGAGGACGGGCTGCTGCGCCTTGGGGTCGTTGGGCGGGTACTGGTCAGTCGGGTATTCGTTGGCGAACTGGTAGCCCGGTCCGCCCGTGCCCTCGCCCTTGGGATCGCCGCACTGCAGGACGCCCAGGGACGGCGAGGTGGTGAGCCGGTGGCATTTGGTGTTGTCGAAGTACTTCTGGCCGATCAGGCTCGCGAAACTGTTTACGGTGCAAGGGGATTCGTTGTTGGCCAGCATCAGGCCGATGTGGCCCTGGTTGGTCACCATGCTGGCGCTCACCTGTGCGGGATCGGTGGGCACCTTGCCGGTGCGGGGCGGCTTGACCTGCTTGGCCGCCGGCTCCGGCGACGGCGGGTACTGACAGTTGGCGCCCACGTCGGCCGACGGCTTGAACGGCGGCAGCGGCGGAACCTGGCTCGGCTGCCCGGGCGTCGTGGTCTCCGGCGCGCTGGTGCTGGTGGACGGTGCCGCGGTGCTGGCCTTGTGTTCGTGCCTGTTGTTGAGGACCGTGACGACCACCGCCGCGATCACCGCCACCGCCACGATCGAGCCGGCCGCGATCAGCAGGATCCGTCGCGTCCTGGCCTGCTTGGCGCGGCGCTCCAGCTGCCGTTCCAGCTTGCGTTTGGCGTTGGCGCGTCGTTGTTCGTTGGTCGGCACGGCCGCTATGCCTCCATGGTCGGTTAATCTTGCTGCCCCAGCTGGCCAGCTCAGGCTAATGTGGGCGCCGCGAGCCGTGTCAAGTGGGCCCCGTGGGAAACTGGGAACCGTGTTGATCACCGGATTTCCCGCCGGCATGTTGGCGTGCAACTGCTATGTGCTGGCGCAGCGGCCGGGGACGGACGCCGTGATCGTGGACCCGGGGCAGCGGGCGATGGGCCCGTTGCGGCGCATCCTGGACCGGCACCGGCTGACCCCGGCGGCGGTGTTGCTGACCCACGGGCACATCGACCACATCTGGTCGGCGCAGAAGGTGTCCGACACCTACGGCTGCCCGACCTACATCCATCCCGAGGACAGGTTCATGCTGAAAGACCCCATCCACGGCCTGGGTCCGCGGCTGGCGCAGCTGGCGGCGGGCGCCTTCTTCCGGGAGCCCAGGCAGGTGGTCGAGCTGGACCGGGACGGCGACAAGCTCGACCTGGGCAGCGTCACCGTCAACGTCGACCACACGCCGGGGCACACCCGCGGATCGATGTGCTTCCGGGTGTCGTCGGACAAGCAGGTCGTGTTCACCGGCGACACCCTGTTCGAACGTTCGGTGGGACGCACCGACCTGTTCGGCGGCAGCGGACGCGACCTGCTGACGTCGATCGTCGACAAACTCCTGGTGCTCGACGACGACACCGTGGTGCTGCCCGGGCACGGCAACGCCACCACCATCGGCGCCGAACGGCGCCTCAACCCGTTCCTCGAAGGCCTGTAGCCCGTGCCGGAATTCAGCGCTCCCAAGGGTGTGCCCGACTACGTGCCGCCGGACTCGGCGCAGTTCGTCGCGGTCCGCTCCGGCCTACTGGACGCCGCCCGCGGCGCCGGGTACGGCGACATCGAGTTGCCCATCTTCGAGGACACCGCGCTGTTCGCCCGCGGCGTCGGCGAATCCACCGACGTGGTGTCCAAGGAGATGTACACCTTCGCCGACCGCGGCGACCGCTCGGTGACGCTGCGGCCCGAGGGTACGGCCGGAGTGGTGCGCGCGGTGATCGAGCACGGCCTGGACCGGGGCACGTTGCCGGTGAAATTGTGTTATGCGGGACCGTTTTTCCGCTACGAGCGCCCCCAGGCGGGTCGCTACCGCCAGCTGCAGCAGGTCGGTGTGGAGGCGATCGGGGTGGACGACCCGGCGCTGGACGCCGAGGTGATCGCCGTCGCCGACGCCGGGTTCCGCTCGCTGGGGCTGGACGGGTTCCGCTTGGAGATCACCTCGCTGGGCGACGACAGCTGCCGTCCGCAATACCGGGAACTGTTGCAGGACTTCCTGTTCGGTCTCGACCTCGACGAAGAAACCCGGCGGCGCGCTCGGCTGAATCCATTGCGCGTCCTCGACGACAAACGGCCCGAGGTGCGGGCGATGACGGCCGACGCGCCGGTGCTGCTCGATCACCTCTCCGATGCGGCCAAACAACACTTCGACACCGTGCTGGCGCACCTGGACGCGCTCGGGGTGCCCTACGTGATCAACCCGCGCATGGTGCGCGGGCTCGACTACTACACCAAGACCACGTTCGAGTTCGTGCACGACGGTCTCGGCGCCCAGTCCGGCATCGGCGGCGGTGGCCGCTACGACGGGCTGATGCGTCAGCTCGGCGGACAAGACTTGTCCGGCATCGGATTTGGGCTCGGCGTGGACCGTACCCTGCTGGCGCTGCGCGCCGAGGGCAAGAGCGTGGGCTCGGCGGCGCGCTGCGACGTCTTCGGCGTCCCGCTGAGCGATCAGGCCAAGCTGCGGCTGGCCGTGCTGGCCGCCGGGCTGCGCGCCGCCGGCGTGCGCGTCGACATGGCCTACGGCGCGCGGGGGCTCAAGGGCGCGATGCGCGCGGCCGACCGCTCCGGTGCCCGCATCGCCCTGGTTCTCGGCGATCGCGACATCGACGCCGGCACGGTGGGCGTGAAGGATCTGCAGACCGGCTCGCAGGTGTCGGTGGAACTGGATTCCGTTGTCGCCGAAGTTCTTTCACAACTGAGCCGCTAGCCTTAGCTGCGGCCGTCGCGTCATTTCTTGCTGGGGATGACGATGACGACGATCAGGGTCAGGATCGAGAAGAACAGCCCCAGGATTCCCCAGCCCAGCGGATTGCGTCCCTTCATCATCGCGATGACCCCGCAGATTATCGCGGCGATGATGCTGCCGATGGCGACGAAAATTCCCTTGATGCCGCGGAGGATGAAGCCGGCCGCGACGGGGTCCGAACTCGCCAAGATCACCGAGTGCAACATGACAGGTCCTTAGGGTTGAAGGGGTCTGGGATTGGATGTCCTGGATGCCCAGGACGGTGGGGTGTGGCTAATGTGTTGTTGCAACGGTTGTTGCTTGAAAGGAATGGCCGCCCTGCCGTTTTGGACGGTCCTGGCCACTGATTGAGATCTGACGCGTACTCGATGACGCTGCTCTAAGGACCTGTTGGCGGGGTTGTCCGCGGGGACTGCGACGACAGGAGTAGCGGTATGGCCGAACCCGACCGAGTGTGGGTGGGTATCGACGTCGGTAAGTCCACTCATCATGCGTGCGCGATCGATGACACCGGAAAGGTGGTGTGGTCGAAGAAAATCCCGAACGAACAGGCCGCGATCGAAGACCTGATCGCCCAGGGCGGCCGGATTGCTAACCACGTGGTGTGGGCGATCGATTTGACCTCGCCGCCGGCGGCGCTGCTGATCGCCGTACTGCTGAGCGCGAAAGCCGAGGTGGTGTATGTGCCGGGCCGCACGGTTAACACGATGAGTCATGCGTTCCGCGGCGAAGGCAAGACCGACGCCAAAGACGCGCGGGTAATCGCCGAAACCGCTCGGCACCGACGAGATCTGTCCCCGGTCGTACCCGGCGAAGACCTGGTTGCCGAATTGCGGTCGCTGACCGCATACCGGTCGGATCTGATGGCTGACTGGGTGCGAGGCGTGAACCGGCTGCGCTCGATGCTCACCGCCATCTTCCCTGCTCTGGAAGCTGCGTTCGACTACTCCACCCGCGCGCCGTTGATCCTGGTATCCGCTATGTGCACTCCGGGCGAAATCCGGTCGGCAAAAAGAGCTGGCGTGATCAAGCACCTTCGGAAAAACCGGGCATGGCCCAACAACATCGACACGATCGCCGACAAGGCGCTCGCCGCGGCAGCAGGCCAGATAATCACCCTTCCCGGCGAAGCCGGAACCGCCGCGCTCATCAAGCAACTCGCAGCACGGCTGCTGGACTTGGATCGGCAGATCAAGGACATCGATAAGCAAATCACCAACAAATTTCGTGAGCATCCCAGCGCCGCCATCATCGAGTCGATGCCCGGCATGGGGCCACACCTGGGCGCTGAGTTCCTCGTAATCACCGGCGGCAACATGGCCGCCTTCACCAACCCCGGCCGACTGGCATCGTTCGCCGGATTGGTACCCGTCCCACGCGATTCCGGCCGTATCACCGGCAATCTGCATCGGCCCAAGCGCTACAACCGGCGCCTGCGCCGCGTGTTCTACCTCGCCGCCCTGTCCAGCCTCAAGATCGAAGGTCCCTCGCGGGCTTTCTACGACCGCAAACGATCCGAGAACCATATCCACACCCAGGCCCTGCTTGCCCTGGCACGCCGCCACGTCGACGTCCTGTGGGCACTGCTGCGCGACAACAGAACCTGGCAACCCCAGCAACCAACCGTGGCAGCTGCCTGACGCACTCACCGGGCGTCCTCACCGCTTGACACGCTCATTGAGATTCCTTTCGTGAGGGGCCCCGGGGTAATACCCGCACGGAGGGTGATTTATCCGTGCGGATAGGCGCGGCGCACCATGCGGTCGAGAATTCCGAGGGTGGCGCGCAACGCGCCCTCGGAGAGGATCGGGAAAATTCCGGCTTCCCGCCACTTCGGGTCGATGTTCGACCAGTCGTAGAACGACGTGACGATCGTGGCCGAGCCATTCTCGGTGGGGGTGAGCGCGTAACCGTAGACATGGCCGATCGGCGGCTGAATCTGGCCGAGAACCGTCCAGGAAATCAGCCGATCCTGCTCGAACTCCTTGATGTCGACGGTGACGTCGTATTTGCCCAATTCCGGGAAATCATTTAATGATTCGCGGTCCATGTGGACGACGAACTGGTCACCGGCGGCGCGCACCGGATCGCCCTCGGCGTCCTGAAGCATCCAGGACGAGTCGATCGCCACGATGATGTCGGGCCCGTGCGTCACTTCGCCCGCGATGAACCACCGAGGGCGCGTATTCAGCGGAACCCGATAAATCCGCCGGAAGACTGCACCGAGGCCGGACATGCTTACACATACGCTGACCAGCTATGCGAGACAACCAAACCATCGACGGCGAACCCCGGCTAGTGACCCGTGCGTGCCGGGGCTCGGCAACTCAGAGGCAGCGTGCCAAGTACGACATTGATCGATCAGCTTCTGGATGAGCGCGTGGCGGTAAATTGCACGGCAGCGTCGGTGGAACCGGCTTGTGGAGGTGATCAGCGGGGTAGCGTCGTAGCTGCTCTAGAAGAACAGGGTGTGGATTTGCAGGCGGTGCGATGCAGCTGAGATGGCTTAGCGTTGCCGAACTGGTCGGCCAGGCCGGTGGTGATCCGTGGGAGATCAACCGAAGCCTGCAGGCGGGTAGCCCATTCCAGATTTCTAAATTGGCGGAGCGATTTCATATCGCGGGCAGATGTACTGAGGAGGCCGACGACGCGTTCCAACAAGCCCGCGACCGCTTCAACGCGGCCTGGAACCACCAGAATGGCGACCACCCGATCAACGACTCCGCCGAGGTGCAACGCACTGTCAAATCGCTTGGGGCACAATCTCTCCAGCTGCCCAAGATTGGTGCTGACCTCGAGAATATCGCCGCCGCCTTGGCCGAGGCGCAGAAAGCGGGAGCACAACGAATCTCTACGTTGGAACATGCGTTGGAGGGGCTCGACAACATCATTGACGCGGCCGAACACGATCTGCAGCACGGCCACCCCAACGCGCAGGAGACGGCCTTTCTGGAGAAGTTGATCAACGATGCCAAAGCCGACGCCGCCGACGACACAAGGGATGCTCTGCACGATCTGCATTCAATCCGCGACGGCTACTCAGACACGCTGCAGAAATCATTGGCTAGCCTGCACGGCGACGGGTACGACCAGGCGGGTATCCAGGCGGCGGAGGGTCCGCTCTCGCCGCTGCCGGACCTACCGGATAATCCCAAGCAATTCACGCAGGTGTGGAGCACTCTTACGCCTGCGCAGAAGGATGAGGAGTTCCGGCGAAACCCGCTGATCGGCAACCATCCTGGGATGCCCGCGGTGGATAGCGACCACTACAACCGACTCGAACTTGCCAGCGAACTGAGTAGCGCGCAGACAGCGGCCGCCCAAGCCGACGCATTGAAGGCCCAGCACCCTGATTGGGCAGACGGCAAAAACATCCCGCCTCCCAACGAGCCGGGAGCGATCTTCGCCGATCGCCAAGCCTACGAATCCTGGAAAAGCCAATACGACGCCGCCCGTGACGGGTCCAAATACCTACCCGACCTACAAGCTGTCGACAAGGCCGTCAAGATGAGCCCCGACCGCAAACTTATGCTGCTAGACACCAAGACTGGCAAGCAGGCCCGCGCGGCGATCGCGGTCGGCGATCCCGATACCTCCACCCACGTATCGGTCACCGCGCCCGGCCTTAACACCACCGTGCACGGCGCGATCGGAAGCATGGCCGATGAAGCAACCCGAGTCAGAAGCGAAGCCCTTCGACAGCTGAGCCTCACCCCCGGCCACGAGCACGACACAGCTTCAGCGATTGCCTGGATCGGTTATGACCCCCCGCAGGTGCCCGGCTTCGACGACATCG encodes the following:
- a CDS encoding protein kinase domain-containing protein, coding for MTLDPDSFGHYRILELLGRGGMGRVYRAYDATTDRVVALKVLPPHLAEDQDFQQRFRREARIAAGLNDPHVVPIHGYGEIDGQLYVDMRLIEGRDLAHYITENGGRLSPQRAVAVIEQVAAALDSAHRAGLIHRDVKPMNVLVTTARDFVYLIDFGLARAQADTALTQTGATMGTVAYMAPERFTGTTDHRADVYSLACVLHECLTGKRPFAGDSLEEQLNAHLNTAPPRPSATAPEVPAAFDAVIARGMAKDPERRYQSVTELAEAARAALASGAVEKPSAPTTQPRAARRVRAAVVGASALTLAVVAAVVVAMVTHGHGSRGAAPKTPGSPAPGRPAPPLPAFVAPPDLGANCQYRAVPDPSSRPVSPPPSGRVPTTPGQIGAVIATNLGDIGISLANSESPCAVNSFISLARQRFFDNTQCARLVDSPDGGSLLCGGPDVDGSGGPGYEFADEYPANQYRPDDPALRATLLYPRGTVVMATEGPNTNGSQFALVFHDSEMDPQSTVLGTIDPAGLATLDKIARAGIAGNRPSGPPANPVTITSVRIG
- a CDS encoding peptidylprolyl isomerase, giving the protein MPTNEQRRANAKRKLERQLERRAKQARTRRILLIAAGSIVAVAVIAAVVVTVLNNRHEHKASTAAPSTSTSAPETTTPGQPSQVPPLPPFKPSADVGANCQYPPSPEPAAKQVKPPRTGKVPTDPAQVSASMVTNQGHIGLMLANNESPCTVNSFASLIGQKYFDNTKCHRLTTSPSLGVLQCGDPKGEGTGGPGYQFANEYPTDQYPPNDPKAQQPVLYPRGTLAMANARPGTNGSQFFMVYKDSQLPPQYTVFGKIQDDGLATLDKIAKAGVAGGGEDGAPATEVTITSVLLD
- a CDS encoding MBL fold metallo-hydrolase, encoding MLITGFPAGMLACNCYVLAQRPGTDAVIVDPGQRAMGPLRRILDRHRLTPAAVLLTHGHIDHIWSAQKVSDTYGCPTYIHPEDRFMLKDPIHGLGPRLAQLAAGAFFREPRQVVELDRDGDKLDLGSVTVNVDHTPGHTRGSMCFRVSSDKQVVFTGDTLFERSVGRTDLFGGSGRDLLTSIVDKLLVLDDDTVVLPGHGNATTIGAERRLNPFLEGL
- the hisS gene encoding histidine--tRNA ligase → MPEFSAPKGVPDYVPPDSAQFVAVRSGLLDAARGAGYGDIELPIFEDTALFARGVGESTDVVSKEMYTFADRGDRSVTLRPEGTAGVVRAVIEHGLDRGTLPVKLCYAGPFFRYERPQAGRYRQLQQVGVEAIGVDDPALDAEVIAVADAGFRSLGLDGFRLEITSLGDDSCRPQYRELLQDFLFGLDLDEETRRRARLNPLRVLDDKRPEVRAMTADAPVLLDHLSDAAKQHFDTVLAHLDALGVPYVINPRMVRGLDYYTKTTFEFVHDGLGAQSGIGGGGRYDGLMRQLGGQDLSGIGFGLGVDRTLLALRAEGKSVGSAARCDVFGVPLSDQAKLRLAVLAAGLRAAGVRVDMAYGARGLKGAMRAADRSGARIALVLGDRDIDAGTVGVKDLQTGSQVSVELDSVVAEVLSQLSR
- a CDS encoding IS110-like element IS901 family transposase encodes the protein MAEPDRVWVGIDVGKSTHHACAIDDTGKVVWSKKIPNEQAAIEDLIAQGGRIANHVVWAIDLTSPPAALLIAVLLSAKAEVVYVPGRTVNTMSHAFRGEGKTDAKDARVIAETARHRRDLSPVVPGEDLVAELRSLTAYRSDLMADWVRGVNRLRSMLTAIFPALEAAFDYSTRAPLILVSAMCTPGEIRSAKRAGVIKHLRKNRAWPNNIDTIADKALAAAAGQIITLPGEAGTAALIKQLAARLLDLDRQIKDIDKQITNKFREHPSAAIIESMPGMGPHLGAEFLVITGGNMAAFTNPGRLASFAGLVPVPRDSGRITGNLHRPKRYNRRLRRVFYLAALSSLKIEGPSRAFYDRKRSENHIHTQALLALARRHVDVLWALLRDNRTWQPQQPTVAAA
- a CDS encoding polyketide cyclase — translated: MLQDAEGDPVRAAGDQFVVHMDRESLNDFPELGKYDVTVDIKEFEQDRLISWTVLGQIQPPIGHVYGYALTPTENGSATIVTSFYDWSNIDPKWREAGIFPILSEGALRATLGILDRMVRRAYPHG
- a CDS encoding alpha/beta hydrolase gives rise to the protein MQLRWLSVAELVGQAGGDPWEINRSLQAGSPFQISKLAERFHIAGRCTEEADDAFQQARDRFNAAWNHQNGDHPINDSAEVQRTVKSLGAQSLQLPKIGADLENIAAALAEAQKAGAQRISTLEHALEGLDNIIDAAEHDLQHGHPNAQETAFLEKLINDAKADAADDTRDALHDLHSIRDGYSDTLQKSLASLHGDGYDQAGIQAAEGPLSPLPDLPDNPKQFTQVWSTLTPAQKDEEFRRNPLIGNHPGMPAVDSDHYNRLELASELSSAQTAAAQADALKAQHPDWADGKNIPPPNEPGAIFADRQAYESWKSQYDAARDGSKYLPDLQAVDKAVKMSPDRKLMLLDTKTGKQARAAIAVGDPDTSTHVSVTAPGLNTTVHGAIGSMADEATRVRSEALRQLSLTPGHEHDTASAIAWIGYDPPQVPGFDDIGKSLTGGWDVTHDAVARAGAHDLARFYDGIQAAHHGGPADLTAIGHSYGSLTTGLALQEPGDHGVSRALFYGSPGIEASTPQQLHLQPGHVYAMETPDDPIQGVYDLRAVTQGIPIVGSYANEEFGNFGDNPATNPNFTHLATGVATVPDGHGGTITLQDAHGHSDYPRFPGNGGTRTTNYNIAAVLAGLGDKAVTTK